Proteins from one Halovivax limisalsi genomic window:
- a CDS encoding HAD family hydrolase: MSGDERPYDAVLFDLDGTLIEHEESPATAFEAACAARELDPFCRPETLRLAKRVVAAETTDLDAATFGRRVFETAGAAAGVDVDGAALASAYEAAFDPGTASRRPGVGEAVSASDSLATALLTNGPERTHAPKLDAVGLAGRFDATVFGDDVDRVKPAADPFERALAELGCDPERALKVGDSLATDVRGATALGIDAAWIPDERASVPPGEPKPTYVLPSLADLSAVIGGSRP; the protein is encoded by the coding sequence ATGAGTGGCGACGAGCGACCGTACGACGCGGTCCTGTTCGACCTCGACGGGACGCTCATCGAGCACGAGGAGTCTCCCGCGACCGCGTTCGAGGCGGCGTGCGCGGCGCGTGAGCTGGACCCGTTCTGCCGGCCGGAGACGCTGCGACTGGCGAAACGGGTCGTCGCCGCCGAGACGACCGATCTCGACGCCGCGACGTTCGGCCGGCGCGTCTTCGAGACGGCCGGCGCGGCCGCCGGCGTCGACGTGGACGGCGCCGCCCTCGCGTCGGCGTACGAGGCGGCGTTCGATCCGGGGACCGCCTCGCGGCGCCCGGGCGTCGGCGAGGCGGTCTCGGCGTCGGACTCGCTCGCGACCGCGCTGCTCACGAACGGCCCCGAGCGCACTCACGCGCCCAAACTGGACGCGGTCGGTCTCGCCGGTCGCTTCGACGCGACGGTGTTCGGGGACGACGTCGATCGGGTGAAACCGGCCGCGGACCCGTTCGAGCGGGCCCTCGCGGAACTCGGGTGCGATCCCGAGCGGGCGCTGAAGGTGGGCGACTCGCTCGCCACGGACGTGCGCGGGGCGACGGCGCTCGGCATCGACGCGGCGTGGATCCCGGACGAGCGCGCGTCCGTCCCGCCCGGCGAACCGAAGCCGACGTACGTCCTCCCGTCGCTGGCCGACCTCTCGGCCGTCATCGGCGGTTCGCGGCCCTGA
- a CDS encoding carboxymuconolactone decarboxylase family protein: MATNTTPYDETTTDIEETLGLVPGYLAELPEDALVNEWPTLKRFLFGESAIDPKTRELVGLAVAAAIGCEYCRHFHRGVAKLHGASEDELAELAFLASYTPRYSAMIQALDYDLDEFYDEAERIATHVQSQQAAGD, encoded by the coding sequence ATGGCGACGAACACCACACCGTACGACGAGACGACGACGGACATCGAGGAGACGCTGGGCCTCGTCCCGGGGTACCTAGCGGAACTGCCGGAGGACGCGCTGGTGAACGAGTGGCCGACGCTGAAGCGGTTTCTCTTCGGCGAGTCCGCGATCGATCCCAAGACCCGAGAACTGGTCGGGCTGGCGGTCGCGGCGGCGATCGGCTGCGAGTATTGCAGGCACTTCCACCGAGGGGTCGCGAAGCTCCACGGCGCGAGCGAGGACGAGCTCGCGGAACTGGCGTTCCTGGCCAGCTACACGCCGCGCTACAGCGCGATGATCCAGGCGCTGGACTACGACCTCGACGAATTCTACGACGAGGCCGAACGGATCGCAACGCACGTCCAGTCACAGCAGGCGGCAGGGGATTGA
- a CDS encoding MFS transporter, translating into MSESTRLTQGIREHLGQFSLHVLLVFATGLTIGSERTVVPILGEEVLGVESFLVIGSFVVSFGFVKALLNLYAGKWGETYGRKPVLVAGWLTALPIPVVLIYAPSWSWITVGNVLLGVNQALTWSMAINAKIDLAGPDQRGLAVGIDEAFGYTGVAAGAWLTGVIAGRTSLRPEPFYFLAVVVVLATLVSIFLVRETVQFAQLEGDEDHHDANLPFVAVLKRATYGDRTLFAAAQAGHIENFVDTLFWIAVPLYLTSRGLAIEAVGVVVGVHSAMYFAQIATGGLADRIGRRPPVVVGMFVAGGGVLGMVFVEGYLAWTGLAAVSGLGMALLYPNLMTVPGDAAHPTWRSAGMGVYRMWRDAGYGVGAILIGVAMQFASAEAAFYVTGIAMLLSGVVVYLWMEETHPDFGTHEPPAPAATPASGGPAED; encoded by the coding sequence ATGAGCGAGTCCACCCGACTCACGCAGGGCATCCGCGAGCACCTCGGCCAGTTCTCGCTGCACGTTCTGCTGGTGTTCGCGACGGGACTGACGATCGGCTCCGAACGGACCGTCGTCCCCATCCTCGGCGAGGAGGTCCTCGGCGTCGAGTCGTTTCTCGTCATCGGCTCGTTCGTCGTCTCCTTCGGCTTCGTGAAGGCGCTACTCAACCTCTACGCCGGCAAGTGGGGCGAGACGTACGGCCGCAAGCCGGTCCTCGTCGCGGGGTGGCTCACCGCCCTGCCGATTCCGGTCGTCCTCATCTACGCGCCGAGCTGGAGCTGGATCACCGTCGGGAACGTGCTGCTGGGGGTCAACCAGGCGCTGACCTGGAGCATGGCGATCAACGCCAAGATCGACCTCGCCGGGCCCGACCAGCGCGGGCTCGCCGTGGGGATCGACGAGGCGTTCGGCTACACCGGCGTCGCCGCCGGCGCCTGGCTCACGGGCGTCATCGCCGGCCGGACGAGTCTGCGTCCGGAGCCGTTCTACTTCCTCGCCGTCGTCGTGGTCCTGGCGACGCTCGTCTCGATATTCCTCGTCAGGGAGACCGTCCAGTTCGCCCAGCTCGAGGGCGACGAGGATCACCACGACGCGAACCTGCCGTTCGTCGCCGTCCTCAAGCGGGCCACCTACGGCGATCGGACGCTCTTCGCGGCGGCCCAAGCCGGCCACATCGAAAACTTCGTCGACACCCTGTTCTGGATCGCCGTCCCGCTGTACCTCACGAGTCGGGGCCTGGCGATCGAGGCCGTCGGAGTCGTCGTCGGCGTCCACAGCGCGATGTACTTCGCCCAGATCGCGACCGGCGGCCTGGCCGACCGCATCGGCCGCCGCCCGCCCGTGGTGGTCGGGATGTTCGTCGCCGGCGGTGGCGTCCTCGGGATGGTCTTCGTCGAGGGCTACCTCGCGTGGACGGGCCTGGCCGCCGTCTCCGGGCTCGGGATGGCGCTGCTCTACCCGAACCTGATGACGGTGCCGGGCGACGCCGCCCACCCCACCTGGCGCTCGGCCGGCATGGGCGTCTACCGCATGTGGCGCGACGCGGGCTACGGCGTCGGCGCCATCCTGATCGGCGTCGCGATGCAATTCGCGAGCGCGGAAGCCGCGTTCTACGTGACCGGGATCGCCATGCTGCTCTCCGGCGTCGTCGTCTACCTGTGGATGGAGGAGACCCATCCCGACTTCGGCACGCACGAGCCGCCCGCGCCGGCCGCGACACCGGCGAGCGGGGGACCGGCCGAGGACTGA
- a CDS encoding CARDB domain-containing protein, with protein sequence MREGIAVVLVALLVLSGAGAGAVGAAGDGPDSAGAVDPVGDGPNTVDDGLVSSGGDTVPTGAAVPATATRTRPDAATIEEALVLTQRPDRPGEFGAEATVSVPDAVSHLEVSVPRTATAESLDGFERAGPSTLVWTGETATPTATFAVEANRTQGTGPYEPGPTDEPATVGGDAGGSHGAAARGTDDGLDFVETGQWGIVAIPQFGYQWEHRRGTAISVDRSASVDGPGTAGETIAVFGQIEEYVADAGAETHRLVVPEAADLAESPDAVLSALGRAESALPVGASNDEFFVVAAPTEGVEWRSRGTQYGDDDAWVRADARLDEPGNVWLHEYVHSRQPYAGVEGGTTESMRWLVEGQAEYLAALLAHESGAVSYREFRDHLERGARHPYDEGVLADPGSWADRTLPYARGPLALAAIDREIRAATDNDRTLLDAVRALNRAERPIGREGFYDAVGDAGGSEAVAVAERAVERESIPDTWTRLEHERVFGADPTAFDVATGEAPFQVTGPYRNATVASLAAVVPEETVRVPVSVRNVDDEAGSFSVYAQAGARVVDEARGRLDPGASTTVDLAWTPETAGEIDLRVRSGRDGSGQRASVSIRPPAEAKVSDLSVSARSAAVGEPVTATVTVAGHETRPSRTTLVVSTPDDATERTVHLGPGETRRVETTVTFTREGRNEVTVGDEQVLVGVGTIPGLLVRAETAVTSTDPGTALAVGVGLIGLVGLVAARRRGLV encoded by the coding sequence ATGCGAGAGGGTATCGCGGTCGTGCTGGTCGCGCTGCTCGTCCTGTCGGGGGCGGGCGCCGGAGCCGTCGGCGCGGCCGGTGACGGGCCGGATTCGGCCGGAGCGGTTGACCCGGTCGGCGACGGGCCGAACACGGTCGATGACGGGCTCGTCTCGTCCGGCGGCGACACCGTTCCGACCGGCGCTGCCGTGCCAGCGACGGCGACCCGGACGCGCCCGGACGCGGCGACCATCGAGGAAGCGCTCGTCCTGACCCAGCGCCCGGACCGGCCGGGCGAGTTCGGCGCCGAGGCGACCGTGTCGGTCCCGGACGCGGTCTCACACCTCGAGGTGTCGGTTCCGCGGACGGCGACCGCCGAGTCCCTCGACGGTTTCGAGCGGGCGGGGCCGTCGACGCTGGTCTGGACGGGCGAGACGGCTACCCCGACGGCCACGTTCGCCGTCGAGGCGAACCGGACGCAGGGGACTGGCCCGTACGAACCCGGACCGACCGACGAACCGGCGACGGTCGGCGGGGACGCTGGCGGGTCGCACGGCGCGGCGGCCCGGGGAACTGACGATGGCCTCGACTTCGTCGAGACGGGCCAGTGGGGTATCGTGGCCATCCCGCAGTTCGGCTACCAGTGGGAACACCGCCGCGGAACCGCGATCTCGGTCGACCGGTCGGCGTCGGTCGACGGACCGGGGACCGCGGGCGAGACGATCGCCGTCTTCGGCCAGATCGAGGAGTACGTGGCCGACGCGGGCGCCGAGACGCACCGCCTCGTCGTCCCCGAGGCGGCCGACCTCGCCGAATCGCCCGACGCCGTCCTCTCGGCGCTGGGGCGGGCCGAGTCCGCGCTGCCGGTCGGGGCGAGCAACGACGAGTTCTTCGTGGTGGCCGCGCCGACCGAGGGCGTCGAGTGGCGATCCCGGGGGACCCAGTACGGTGACGACGACGCGTGGGTGCGCGCCGACGCCCGCCTCGACGAGCCCGGCAACGTCTGGCTGCACGAGTACGTCCACTCGCGTCAGCCGTACGCGGGTGTCGAGGGCGGAACGACCGAGTCGATGCGCTGGCTGGTCGAGGGCCAGGCCGAGTACCTCGCCGCGCTGCTGGCCCACGAATCCGGCGCCGTTTCCTACCGCGAGTTCCGCGACCACCTCGAACGCGGCGCCCGCCACCCCTACGACGAGGGCGTCCTCGCCGACCCGGGGTCGTGGGCGGACCGGACACTGCCGTACGCCCGCGGCCCGCTGGCGCTGGCCGCGATCGACCGCGAGATCCGGGCGGCCACCGACAACGACCGGACGCTGCTCGACGCCGTCCGGGCGCTCAACCGCGCGGAGCGTCCGATCGGACGCGAGGGCTTCTACGACGCCGTCGGGGACGCTGGCGGGAGCGAGGCGGTCGCCGTCGCCGAGCGCGCAGTCGAGCGCGAGTCGATCCCCGACACCTGGACGCGCCTCGAACACGAACGCGTCTTCGGCGCCGACCCGACGGCGTTCGACGTCGCGACCGGGGAGGCTCCCTTCCAGGTCACGGGCCCCTATCGAAACGCGACCGTCGCCTCCCTCGCCGCCGTCGTCCCGGAGGAGACGGTTCGCGTCCCGGTGTCAGTGCGAAACGTCGACGACGAAGCGGGCTCCTTCAGCGTCTATGCGCAGGCGGGCGCCCGCGTGGTCGACGAGGCGCGCGGCCGGCTCGACCCCGGCGCGAGCACGACCGTCGACCTCGCCTGGACGCCCGAAACGGCGGGCGAAATCGACCTCCGAGTACGTTCCGGGCGAGACGGTTCGGGGCAGCGGGCGAGCGTGTCGATCCGACCGCCGGCGGAGGCGAAGGTGTCCGATCTCTCCGTCTCCGCGCGGTCGGCGGCCGTCGGCGAGCCGGTGACCGCGACGGTGACGGTCGCGGGTCACGAGACGCGGCCGTCGCGCACGACGCTCGTCGTCTCCACGCCGGACGATGCCACCGAACGGACGGTCCACCTGGGGCCCGGCGAGACGAGGCGCGTCGAGACGACCGTCACCTTCACTCGGGAGGGACGAAACGAGGTAACCGTCGGGGACGAGCAGGTTCTGGTCGGCGTGGGGACGATTCCCGGGCTGCTCGTCCGCGCGGAGACCGCCGTCACGTCGACCGACCCGGGAACGGCGCTGGCCGTCGGCGTCGGTCTGATCGGTCTCGTCGGCCTGGTCGCGGCGCGCCGTCGCGGGCTGGTCTGA
- a CDS encoding GNAT family N-acetyltransferase, giving the protein MPGPVFCRGDRLDLRAVEQTDVDRRFLGYVRNDPDFRRALGFDSPWPRGRTDAFLESTLADESNCNCFVCPRDHHREAGEGADGESTPPPGAERALPPGGESALPPAVREAQANADHPVAGAVNLFDVDRVSGTLSYWLFDAYRGRGYASEAVSLLVDVAFADLGLHRIEAEVFAENDDSRRLLERLGFVHEGTMRECRITNGDYGDVDRYAVLEDAWRRERCSDADRRFDAAPDGDRDEVGAGGRSGRG; this is encoded by the coding sequence ATGCCCGGTCCCGTCTTCTGTCGCGGCGATCGTCTCGACCTGCGCGCGGTCGAGCAGACCGACGTCGACCGTCGCTTCCTCGGCTACGTGCGCAACGATCCCGACTTCAGGCGCGCGCTCGGGTTCGACTCGCCGTGGCCGCGGGGGCGAACCGACGCCTTCCTCGAGTCCACCCTCGCGGACGAATCCAACTGCAATTGCTTCGTCTGTCCGCGCGACCATCACCGCGAGGCTGGCGAGGGGGCGGACGGCGAGTCAACCCCGCCGCCCGGCGCCGAGCGCGCCCTCCCTCCTGGTGGCGAGTCCGCCCTTCCGCCCGCGGTCCGCGAGGCCCAGGCGAACGCGGACCACCCGGTCGCCGGCGCGGTCAACCTCTTCGACGTCGACCGCGTTTCGGGGACGCTCAGTTACTGGCTGTTCGACGCGTACAGGGGCCGCGGCTACGCGAGCGAGGCGGTCTCGCTGCTCGTCGACGTCGCGTTCGCGGATCTCGGCCTCCACCGGATCGAGGCCGAGGTGTTCGCCGAGAACGACGACTCCCGACGCCTCCTCGAGCGACTCGGATTCGTCCACGAGGGAACGATGCGGGAGTGTCGCATCACAAACGGCGACTACGGGGACGTCGACCGCTACGCCGTCCTCGAAGATGCGTGGCGTCGCGAGCGGTGCTCGGACGCCGATCGGCGTTTCGACGCGGCTCCCGACGGCGATCGCGACGAGGTCGGCGCCGGAGGACGGAGTGGCCGCGGATGA
- a CDS encoding DUF7351 domain-containing protein, translating into MTRRNSTPEGGDRDDGDRPPTSVGDDAFGRLASDLRLELLAIVARSEAPPSHSTLLERSSATDAGRLNYHLRRLGGSLLRASDEGYELTQQGRWAHNLLIADVLDGETTREGESIDGPCGHCGAVRVEIAYRGGEGIVTCPSCERTHSAFDFPPGAARRLETEAFVEAYAARTRRFVGLADEGVCPFCAQPTRATLEDWPDPSSPDRGGEPKSCAVRFECSGCTGRIRAPLGLVLSTRPRVRATLSDHGVRLTDAPFWTFEWGVFSASKIQEDDPRRVSLDVPLDDTVWRAVVDADVDLAEWRNVG; encoded by the coding sequence ATGACACGCCGGAATTCGACCCCGGAGGGCGGCGATCGCGACGACGGCGACCGACCGCCGACGTCCGTCGGGGACGACGCCTTCGGGCGGCTCGCGAGCGATCTCCGCCTGGAACTGCTCGCCATCGTCGCCCGGAGCGAGGCGCCGCCGTCGCACTCGACGCTGCTCGAACGCTCGTCGGCTACCGACGCCGGGCGGCTCAACTACCACCTCAGACGACTCGGCGGGTCGCTGCTCCGGGCGTCGGACGAGGGCTACGAACTCACCCAGCAGGGCCGGTGGGCGCACAACCTCCTGATCGCGGACGTCCTCGACGGCGAGACGACGCGCGAAGGGGAATCGATCGACGGCCCGTGTGGCCACTGCGGGGCGGTTCGGGTCGAGATCGCGTATCGAGGTGGGGAAGGGATCGTCACCTGTCCGTCCTGCGAGCGCACCCACAGCGCGTTCGACTTTCCGCCGGGCGCCGCTCGCCGTCTCGAAACCGAGGCCTTCGTCGAAGCGTACGCGGCGCGAACCCGGCGATTCGTCGGCCTCGCCGACGAGGGCGTCTGCCCGTTCTGCGCGCAACCGACGCGAGCGACGCTCGAAGACTGGCCCGACCCCTCGTCGCCCGACCGCGGCGGTGAGCCAAAGAGCTGCGCCGTCAGGTTCGAGTGTTCGGGCTGTACCGGCCGGATTCGCGCACCGCTCGGCCTCGTGTTGTCGACGCGGCCGCGCGTCCGGGCGACGCTGTCAGACCACGGCGTTCGTCTCACAGACGCGCCGTTCTGGACGTTCGAGTGGGGCGTCTTTTCGGCGTCAAAGATCCAGGAGGACGATCCGCGCCGGGTCTCGCTCGACGTTCCGCTGGACGACACCGTCTGGCGGGCCGTCGTCGACGCCGACGTCGACCTCGCGGAGTGGCGGAACGTGGGCTAA